ATTCTCTTTCAGCTCCAATAAGAGCTCCCCAGAATGCCGCTAAAACAAGTCTGATAATAATTTCTAATTCCATTTAAAATTCTGATATTTTTTCAAATAAAATTACATAAAAAAACACAAAAAAACCTCCAAAATCAAAGTGACTTTGAAGGTTTTACTATGTCTAGGATTCTACTTAATCAATTTATCAAGAACTATTTCTCTATGTTTGGCGCCCCATTGACTTAACTGACTCCAGATTGGTACTAACTCTTTTGCAATATCGGTCAACTCATAATCTACTCTTGGAGGAACTTCGGGGTGTACAGTTCTTTTAACTAATGCTTCTTTTTCCAACTCACGAAGCTGGAGCGTGAGCATACGTTCGGTAATACCATTTATTTGATCTCTCAATTCACCAAACCTCAACTTTCCATTTTCAAGTTTGCAAAGAATAAGCAGTTTCCATCTGCCTCCAATTTTACATACCGCATAAGTTAGATTGCAGCTTTCCATAATATAACTTTCATTCAACATATTAGTTGAATTTTCTTTTCTTTTTCCCATTACTTACAAAATTGTTAGTACCACACATTTAGATGTGTACTACGCAAAATTAATGATTACACTATAAGTTTGCTGCCTATTTTAAAACAAATAACATGAATTTATCAGAACAAGTACATAAGACATTAGCTTTTATTGAAGACATTGAAGTTCCAAGAAATCTTACTGCATGGGAAACGGGAAGGATTTTTTACGAAAATTTTATTCCATTGGCAGGAGAAAAAGAAACGGTTTTCCAAATCGAAGAAAAAACTATATTACAAGATGATAATTCTATTCGACTACGAATTTATAGTCCGAATGACACAGAAAATCTTCCTGCCATTATTTATTTTCACGGAGGCTGGTTCAATGCCGGAAGTCTTGATTCTCATGATACACCATTGCGTCAATTAACCAATGCTATACAGGCCACTATCATTTCTGTAGATTATAGACTTGCTCCTGAACATCCTTTTCCTGCTGGTCTAAATGATTGTGAATTTACCGTAAAATGGATTACTGCAAATGCCGCTTCGCTTCACATAAATCCAGATAACATTTCTATTGCTGGAGATAGTGCAG
This is a stretch of genomic DNA from Flavobacterium endoglycinae. It encodes these proteins:
- a CDS encoding winged helix-turn-helix transcriptional regulator, which produces MGKRKENSTNMLNESYIMESCNLTYAVCKIGGRWKLLILCKLENGKLRFGELRDQINGITERMLTLQLRELEKEALVKRTVHPEVPPRVDYELTDIAKELVPIWSQLSQWGAKHREIVLDKLIK
- a CDS encoding alpha/beta hydrolase, translated to MNLSEQVHKTLAFIEDIEVPRNLTAWETGRIFYENFIPLAGEKETVFQIEEKTILQDDNSIRLRIYSPNDTENLPAIIYFHGGWFNAGSLDSHDTPLRQLTNAIQATIISVDYRLAPEHPFPAGLNDCEFTVKWITANAASLHINPDNISIAGDSAGGALAATITRKFRKKIKTQLLIYPVTDNSLETASWNEFQNGPLLNLEGGIQAWNWYLPAIENQNNPDAIPLLADDLETLPPTFIAVAEYDPLRDEAVQYAEKLKANEVIVKLNLYKGTTHGFFQMGGFIPEAKVVMQDMVDFFKTYNSTK